One segment of Macrotis lagotis isolate mMagLag1 chromosome 1, bilby.v1.9.chrom.fasta, whole genome shotgun sequence DNA contains the following:
- the RGS19 gene encoding regulator of G-protein signaling 19, with translation MPTADEAGKQHTGPEEADRPPSMSRNDSAPLAPSRPNACCFCWCCCCSCSWNEDRQRVWKTSRETRLETIPNCETCTKPSQEEVQSWAKSFDKLMKNPAGRNVFREFLRTEYSEENMLFWLACEELKGEGNKQAIDEKARLIYEDYISILSPKEVSLDSRVREVINKKMQEPSSHTFDDAQLQIYTLMHRDSYPRFLNSAFYKALLFNTSRSSSES, from the exons ATGCCGACAGCTGATGAGGCTGGGAAGCAG CATACAGGGCCTGAGGAGGCAGACAGGCCCCCATCTATGTCCCGTAATGACTCAGCCCCTCTGGCTCCTTCCCGACCCAATGCCTGCTGCTTCTGCTGGTGCTGCTGCTGCAGCTGTTCATG GAATGAAGATCGGCAGCGGGTTTGGAAGACTTCTAGAGAGACCAGACTGGAGACCATCCCCAACTGTGAAACTTG CACCAAGCCCAGTCAGGAGGAGGTCCAGAGCTGGGCAAAGTCTTTTGACAAGCTAATGAAGAATCCTGCAGGTCGCAATGTGTTCCGGGAGTTCCTTCGTACAGAATATAGTGAGGAGAACATGCTCTTCTGGCTGGCCTGTGAAGAGCTCAAGGGAGAAGGCAACAAGCAAGCCATCGATGAGAAGGCTCGGCTTATCTATGAGGACTATATTTCCATCCTCTCTCCTAAAGAG GTGAGCCTGGACTCCAGGGTACGAGAGGTCATCAACAAAAAGATGCAAGAGCCATCATCCCATACATTTGATGATGCCCAGCTACAGATCTACACCCTCATGCATAGGGACTCCTACCCTCGCTTCCTGAACTCAGCCTTCTACAAAGCCCTGCTCTTCAACACCTCAAGATCCTCCTCTGAGTCTTAG